GGGTGTTGGAGTGCGAGCGAGCGGGCGAACGAATGCTCGCGGGGGTGTGTTGCCGGGAGATGAGTACGCGGTTAGAAATTAGTGACGCGTACATGACATGACAAGGTGTGGGGCGAAAGTTTCGGCGGAGGGTGTGAGGGCGCTCACGTCTTTCTGTGGGTGTGCGGTGCTTGGGGGCTTTTCGGCGGGCGGCCCGGGGTGCTCCCGGGGTGCGGGGACCTTCGGCCTGCGGGGCCCGTGCGCCGGTCGCGTACTATGAACGGCGCAGAAGGGGAGTAGCTCTTCGCCGGACCGTCGACATACTGCTCAGCTCGTCTGAGCCGGCGCCCGGAGGCAGACCTCGTCCACGAGGCCGGCCAGCGAGACCTTCGGCAAGCAGTGCACATGCCCGTGCCGGGCCTACCGGCAAGGGTTCTTCCGCTCGCGCCTCTCGGTGCGGGCGCCGCTGTGTGCTGCCGTGCCGAGGTGTCGCGCAGTCACGGAACGCGCAGTCGCAACTCTCGGCGGGGCAGCCCGACCGATTGAGGAATTTTGATCAGCTTCAGCGTGATGGCGCTCGTCTTCGGTGTCGTCTTCCTTGCCGAACTGCCGGACAAGACCGCGCTCGCCGGCCTCGTCCTCGGCACGCGCTACCGCGCCTCCTACGTCTTCGCCGGCGTCGCCGCCGCGTTCGCCGTCCACGTGGCCCTCGCCGTCGCGGCGGGCAGTGTCCTGACCCTGCTGCCGCAGCAGATCGTGCACGCGGTCACCGGTGTGCTGTTCCTCGGCGGCGCGGCCGTGCTGCTGATGAAGAAGGGCGAGGACGAGGAGGAGGTCCGCGACCCGGAGAACCAGAGCTTCTGGAAGGTCTCCGGGGCGGGCTTCATGCTCATTCTCGTCGCCGAGTTCGGCGACCTCACCCAGATCATGACCGCGAACCTCGCGGCCCGTTACGACGACCCCGTGTCGGTCGGCGTCGGCGCGGTGCTGGCGCTGTGGGCGGTCGCGGGGCTGGGCATCGTGGGCGGCAAGGCACTGATGAAGCGGGTGCCGCTGTCGCTGATCACCAAGGTGGCCGCGTTGCTGATGGTGGGGCTGGGGGTCTGGAGCCTGTACGAGGCGGTCGCGGGCTGAGGTTCGGCTGCGCGCCG
The window above is part of the Streptomyces sp. NBC_01428 genome. Proteins encoded here:
- a CDS encoding TMEM165/GDT1 family protein, with the protein product MISFSVMALVFGVVFLAELPDKTALAGLVLGTRYRASYVFAGVAAAFAVHVALAVAAGSVLTLLPQQIVHAVTGVLFLGGAAVLLMKKGEDEEEVRDPENQSFWKVSGAGFMLILVAEFGDLTQIMTANLAARYDDPVSVGVGAVLALWAVAGLGIVGGKALMKRVPLSLITKVAALLMVGLGVWSLYEAVAG